From one Desulfobacteraceae bacterium genomic stretch:
- the tuf gene encoding elongation factor Tu (EF-Tu; promotes GTP-dependent binding of aminoacyl-tRNA to the A-site of ribosomes during protein biosynthesis; when the tRNA anticodon matches the mRNA codon, GTP hydrolysis results; the inactive EF-Tu-GDP leaves the ribosome and release of GDP is promoted by elongation factor Ts; many prokaryotes have two copies of the gene encoding EF-Tu), which produces EMVMPGDNVTISAELITPIAMEKELRFAIREGGRTVGAGVVAEIFE; this is translated from the coding sequence GGAGATGGTGATGCCGGGGGACAACGTGACGATTTCAGCTGAGCTGATCACGCCGATCGCCATGGAAAAAGAGCTGCGGTTTGCGATCCGTGAAGGCGGCCGGACGGTCGGCGCCGGCGTGGTCGCCGAAATCTTCGAATAA
- the rpsJ gene encoding 30S ribosomal protein S10 — MIMNTKIRIRLRAYDHKLLDQSATDIVDTAQKTGAKVVGPIPLPTRINKFCVLRSPHVDKKSREQFEMRTHKRLLDILEPTQQTVDALMKLDLSPGVDVEIKL; from the coding sequence ATGATCATGAACACGAAAATCAGGATCAGGTTGAGAGCCTACGATCACAAGCTCCTCGACCAGTCGGCCACCGATATCGTCGACACGGCCCAAAAAACAGGCGCCAAGGTCGTGGGGCCGATCCCCCTGCCCACGCGGATCAACAAGTTTTGCGTGCTGCGCTCACCGCATGTCGACAAAAAGTCGCGCGAGCAGTTCGAAATGCGGACCCATAAGCGGCTGCTGGACATTCTCGAGCCGACGCAGCAGACTGTGGATGCGCTGATGAAGCTGGATCTCTCCCCAGGGGTTGATGTCGAGATTAAACTGTAG